Proteins encoded in a region of the Cupriavidus pauculus genome:
- a CDS encoding rhodanese-related sulfurtransferase — MTAVTHSAATAAPATTSPAAVRQALLDGTEIALLDVREEDPYAQSHPLWASNFPLSKLELQAWSRIPRRDTRIVVYGVHGNEDLAPRAVAVLRALGYTDVSVLEGGLDAWIAGGGETFRDVNVPSKSFGELVESKRHTPSLSAPEVQALIDAKADVVIVDARRFDEYQTMSIPTATSVPGAELVLRARELAPNPDTRIIVNCAGRTRSIIGTQSLINAGVPNPVAALRNGTIGWTLAGQSLDHGASRRAPAVVDAARRAEAQAGAREIAARAGVQRLPHDALHTLEAPGRTVYRFDVRTPEEFADGHLPGFVNAPGGQLVQETDHSAPVRGARIVLADDDGVRADMTASWLAQMGWHVTVVAPADDRARSERGAVRVPAPEAAPTGTVSPATLATWIDAGDTAVLDVTASANYVRQHIPGAWFAIRAQLAEALEAIPPARRYVLTCGTSQLARFAAVDLRALLAARGSEASVHVLEGGTGAWIAAGLPLEQGETRLAVPRTDRYRRPYEGTDNATAAMQAYLDWEFGLIAQLDRDGTHAFRVV; from the coding sequence ATGACCGCCGTTACCCATTCAGCTGCCACCGCCGCACCTGCCACCACGTCGCCCGCCGCCGTTCGTCAGGCCCTGCTCGACGGCACCGAGATCGCACTGCTCGACGTGCGCGAGGAAGATCCGTACGCGCAGTCGCATCCACTGTGGGCGTCGAACTTTCCGCTGTCCAAGCTCGAACTGCAGGCATGGTCCCGGATTCCGCGCCGCGATACGCGCATCGTGGTCTATGGCGTGCATGGCAACGAAGATCTGGCCCCGCGCGCGGTGGCCGTGCTGCGCGCGCTCGGATACACCGACGTGTCGGTACTGGAGGGCGGACTCGATGCATGGATCGCGGGCGGCGGCGAAACGTTCCGCGACGTCAACGTGCCGAGCAAGTCGTTCGGCGAGCTGGTCGAGTCGAAGCGCCATACCCCGTCGCTGAGCGCGCCCGAGGTGCAGGCCCTGATCGATGCGAAGGCCGATGTCGTGATCGTCGATGCGCGCCGCTTCGACGAATACCAGACCATGAGCATTCCCACGGCGACGAGCGTGCCCGGCGCGGAACTCGTGCTGCGCGCGCGCGAACTCGCGCCGAATCCCGATACGCGCATCATCGTCAATTGCGCGGGCCGCACGCGCAGCATCATCGGCACGCAGTCGCTGATCAACGCGGGCGTGCCCAATCCGGTGGCGGCATTGCGCAACGGCACCATCGGCTGGACGCTGGCCGGGCAGTCGCTCGACCATGGCGCGAGCCGCCGCGCACCCGCGGTCGTCGATGCCGCGCGCCGCGCGGAGGCCCAGGCCGGCGCGCGCGAGATCGCGGCGCGCGCGGGCGTGCAGCGCCTGCCGCACGATGCCCTGCACACGCTCGAGGCACCGGGGCGCACCGTGTATCGCTTCGATGTGCGCACGCCCGAGGAATTCGCCGATGGCCATCTGCCGGGCTTCGTCAATGCGCCGGGCGGCCAGCTCGTGCAGGAGACCGACCATAGCGCGCCGGTGCGTGGCGCGCGTATCGTGCTGGCCGACGACGATGGTGTCCGTGCGGACATGACGGCATCGTGGCTCGCGCAGATGGGCTGGCACGTCACCGTCGTGGCGCCCGCCGACGATCGCGCGCGCAGCGAACGCGGCGCGGTCAGGGTGCCGGCGCCCGAGGCCGCGCCCACCGGGACCGTCAGCCCGGCAACGCTGGCCACGTGGATCGATGCGGGAGACACGGCCGTGCTCGACGTGACCGCGAGCGCGAACTACGTGCGCCAGCATATTCCCGGCGCCTGGTTCGCGATCCGCGCGCAGCTCGCGGAGGCACTGGAAGCGATTCCACCCGCGCGCCGCTATGTGCTGACCTGCGGCACGAGCCAGCTCGCCCGGTTCGCGGCCGTGGACCTGCGCGCGTTGCTCGCGGCACGGGGCAGCGAGGCGTCGGTCCACGTGCTCGAAGGCGGTACCGGCGCCTGGATTGCCGCCGGGCTGCCGCTGGAGCAGGGCGAAACGCGTCTTGCCGTGCCGCGCACGGACCGCTATCGCCGTCCGTACGAGGGCACCGACAACGCCACCGCGGCGATGCAGGCCTATCTCGACTGGGAATTCGGGCTGATCGCGCAGCTCGATCGCGACGGCACCCACGCGTTCCGCGTGGTGTAG
- a CDS encoding cysteine dioxygenase, with protein MSDPAIHVTRSLAPLREFITDLTRLLDEHPDEPRILEQGGQLLATLVARDDWLPEAFAQPHPEYYQQMLLHCDSAERFSIVSFVWGPGQRTPIHDHTVWGLIGMLRGAEYSQPYALDAEGRPQPHGEAVRLEPGHVEAVSPRVGDIHRVHNAFSDRVSISIHVYGANIGAVRRHVYTEAGETKSFISGYSNPFLPNPWDRSKDPLAS; from the coding sequence ATGTCCGACCCCGCAATCCACGTGACGCGCTCGCTCGCGCCGCTGCGCGAATTCATCACCGACCTGACGCGCCTGCTCGACGAGCATCCCGACGAACCGCGCATCCTCGAGCAGGGCGGCCAGCTGCTGGCCACGCTCGTCGCGCGCGACGACTGGCTGCCCGAGGCGTTCGCGCAGCCGCATCCCGAGTACTACCAGCAGATGCTGCTGCACTGCGACTCCGCGGAGCGGTTCTCGATCGTCAGCTTCGTCTGGGGGCCGGGGCAGCGCACACCCATTCACGATCACACCGTATGGGGCCTGATCGGCATGCTGCGCGGGGCCGAGTATTCGCAGCCCTATGCGCTCGATGCCGAGGGCCGGCCGCAGCCGCATGGCGAAGCCGTGCGCCTCGAGCCCGGCCACGTGGAGGCGGTGTCGCCCCGCGTGGGCGATATCCATCGCGTGCACAACGCGTTTTCGGACCGCGTCTCCATCAGCATCCATGTGTACGGCGCCAATATCGGCGCGGTACGCCGTCATGTCTACACGGAGGCGGGCGAGACGAAATCGTTTATCTCCGGTTATTCCAATCCCTTCCTGCCTAACCCGTGGGACCGTTCGAAGGATCCGCTCGCGTCATGA
- a CDS encoding acyl-CoA dehydrogenase family protein has translation MSSVLLRADAFPDTFARAPIADEALAALTARLAATSADHDASGRFPHDNFALLHAEGLIAQVVPRDQGGGGATLAEARRIIAAVARGDAATALVLTMTYLQHRAIGRRDAHWPDAVRRTVFATAVKEGALINALRVEPELGSPARGGLPATIARRVEGGWRVSGHKLYTTGIPALRWLSVWARTDEPEPRVGIFLVPGPAAGTAGVSIIESWNHLGLRASGSHETVLDDIWIPASHAVDVRAPAAWAPAGASQADIDANADQQAWMIVLLGSLYDAVARAGFDWLRGFLRDRAPGSLGAPLATLPRVQEQVGEIAALLRTNAVLLDAAAEDADRGAARNTPGSAQDSGLLKFTVTGNAIRALELALQLSGNHGLSRHNPLERHYRDVLCSRVHTPQNDSILVAAGRAALEA, from the coding sequence ATGTCTTCCGTTCTCCTTCGCGCCGATGCGTTCCCGGACACATTCGCGCGCGCTCCCATCGCGGACGAAGCGCTCGCGGCGCTGACCGCGCGCCTCGCGGCGACATCGGCCGATCACGATGCCAGCGGCCGCTTTCCGCACGACAACTTCGCGCTGCTGCACGCCGAGGGCCTGATTGCGCAGGTAGTCCCGCGCGACCAGGGCGGTGGCGGGGCCACGCTTGCCGAAGCCCGGCGCATCATCGCGGCGGTGGCTCGCGGCGATGCGGCCACCGCGCTCGTGCTGACGATGACGTATCTGCAACACCGGGCCATCGGGCGCCGGGACGCGCACTGGCCCGATGCGGTGCGCCGCACGGTCTTTGCCACGGCGGTGAAAGAGGGTGCGCTGATCAACGCGCTGCGCGTGGAGCCGGAACTCGGTTCGCCCGCGCGCGGCGGCCTCCCGGCCACCATCGCGCGGCGCGTCGAAGGCGGCTGGCGCGTGAGCGGGCACAAGCTCTACACGACGGGTATTCCCGCGCTGCGCTGGCTCTCGGTCTGGGCACGCACGGACGAGCCGGAGCCGCGCGTCGGCATCTTTCTCGTGCCGGGCCCCGCGGCGGGAACCGCGGGTGTCAGCATCATCGAAAGCTGGAACCATCTGGGGCTGCGCGCCTCGGGCAGCCACGAGACCGTGCTCGACGACATCTGGATTCCGGCCTCGCATGCGGTCGATGTGCGCGCGCCGGCCGCGTGGGCACCGGCGGGCGCGAGCCAGGCCGATATCGATGCCAACGCAGACCAGCAGGCGTGGATGATCGTGCTACTGGGCAGTCTCTATGACGCGGTCGCGCGCGCGGGCTTCGACTGGTTGCGCGGCTTCCTGCGCGACCGCGCGCCGGGCAGCCTCGGCGCCCCGCTGGCGACGCTGCCGCGCGTGCAGGAACAGGTGGGGGAGATCGCCGCGCTGCTGCGCACCAATGCGGTGCTGCTCGATGCGGCGGCCGAGGACGCCGATCGCGGTGCGGCTCGCAATACGCCCGGTTCGGCGCAGGACAGCGGCCTGCTCAAGTTCACGGTGACCGGCAACGCGATCCGCGCACTCGAACTGGCGCTGCAGCTGTCGGGCAACCATGGGCTCAGCCGCCACAATCCGCTCGAGCGGCACTACCGCGATGTGCTCTGCAGCCGCGTCCATACGCCGCAGAACGATTCGATCCTCGTGGCCGCCGGCCGCGCGGCGCTGGAGGCGTAG
- a CDS encoding LLM class flavin-dependent oxidoreductase gives MTVATGARSGVNFIGMIQSQKQSEIHPPNPDGPVVDRDYVRAFAQAHEQAGFDRVLVPHHSTGPSATLTISYAATQTERVHFMLAHRPGFTSPTLAARQIATLDQFSGGRLGVHFISGGSDDEQQRDGDYLDHDERYARTDEYLGILRRIWTENKPFDHDGKYYRFRNGFSEVKPAQKPHVPIFFGGASEAAIPVAGKHADVYALWGESLDQVRELTTRVRAEAAKHGRDVQFSISFRPVLAETEAKAWARAEHILERTRALRVQAGYSRGGPQQSEGARRLLAAAELGDRVDQCLWTAIARETGGRSNSTGLVGTPEQVAQALLAYYDLGVTTFLIRGFDPLEDVVDYGRELIPRVRELVAQREAEHAQKAA, from the coding sequence ATGACCGTGGCAACCGGCGCTCGTAGTGGCGTGAACTTTATCGGCATGATCCAGAGCCAGAAGCAGTCGGAGATCCATCCGCCCAATCCCGATGGTCCCGTCGTCGATCGCGACTATGTGCGTGCGTTCGCGCAGGCGCACGAGCAGGCCGGCTTCGACCGCGTGCTCGTGCCGCACCATTCCACGGGTCCTTCCGCCACGCTGACCATTTCGTACGCGGCCACGCAGACCGAGCGCGTGCACTTCATGCTGGCCCATCGTCCGGGCTTTACGTCGCCCACGCTGGCCGCACGGCAGATCGCAACGCTCGACCAGTTCAGCGGCGGCCGCCTCGGTGTCCACTTCATCTCGGGCGGCTCCGACGACGAGCAGCAGCGCGATGGCGACTATCTCGACCACGACGAGCGCTATGCGCGCACGGACGAATACCTCGGCATCCTGCGCCGCATCTGGACCGAGAACAAGCCGTTCGATCATGACGGCAAGTACTACCGCTTCCGCAACGGCTTCTCCGAGGTCAAGCCCGCGCAGAAGCCCCATGTGCCGATCTTCTTCGGCGGCGCGTCCGAAGCGGCGATCCCCGTGGCGGGCAAGCATGCCGACGTCTATGCGCTGTGGGGCGAGTCGCTCGACCAGGTGCGCGAGCTGACCACGCGCGTGCGCGCGGAGGCCGCGAAGCACGGCCGCGACGTGCAGTTCTCGATCTCGTTCCGCCCTGTGCTTGCCGAGACCGAAGCGAAGGCATGGGCACGCGCGGAGCATATTCTGGAACGCACGCGCGCGCTGCGCGTGCAGGCCGGCTATAGCCGTGGCGGCCCGCAGCAGAGCGAAGGCGCGCGCCGGTTGCTCGCGGCGGCCGAGCTCGGCGACCGCGTCGATCAGTGCCTGTGGACCGCGATCGCGCGCGAGACCGGCGGGCGCTCCAATTCGACCGGGCTCGTGGGTACGCCCGAACAGGTCGCGCAGGCACTGCTCGCGTACTACGACCTCGGTGTCACCACGTTCCTGATTCGCGGTTTCGATCCGCTCGAAGACGTCGTCGACTATGGCCGCGAACTGATTCCGCGCGTGCGCGAGCTCGTGGCGCAGCGCGAGGCCGAACACGCACAGAAGGCAGCCTGA
- a CDS encoding class II aldolase/adducin family protein — protein sequence MSAVLPLQRSAEPLSARFNATPKQKFFFDPVPPRPTVEAERRHRQERLAGAFRLFARHGFDLGLAGHITARDPELTDHFWVNPLGLHFSRIRVSDLLLVNARGETVIGDRPLNKAAFAIHAAIHEAHPHVVAAAHTHSTYGKAWSTLGRKLDPLTQDSCSFFEDHALYDEFHGMVVDDTEGNRIARALDKGNGQTYKGAILKNHGILTAGPTVEAAAWWYIALENVAHTQLLAEAAGKPQPIDEATARHTHGQVGGNEGSLHAFESLYAGLVAAEPDLLD from the coding sequence ATGAGCGCCGTCCTTCCTCTCCAGCGCAGTGCCGAGCCGCTATCGGCCCGCTTCAACGCCACGCCGAAGCAGAAGTTCTTCTTCGATCCGGTGCCGCCGCGCCCGACCGTCGAGGCCGAGCGCCGCCATCGGCAGGAGCGGCTCGCGGGCGCGTTCCGCCTGTTTGCGCGCCATGGATTCGACCTCGGCCTGGCCGGCCATATCACCGCGCGCGATCCCGAGCTGACCGACCACTTCTGGGTGAATCCGCTCGGTCTGCATTTCTCGCGCATTCGCGTATCGGACCTGCTGCTCGTCAATGCGCGCGGCGAAACGGTCATCGGCGACCGCCCCCTCAACAAGGCGGCGTTCGCGATCCATGCCGCGATCCACGAAGCGCATCCGCACGTGGTGGCCGCCGCCCATACGCATTCGACCTACGGCAAGGCCTGGTCCACGCTCGGTCGCAAGCTCGATCCGCTGACGCAGGATTCCTGCTCGTTCTTCGAGGACCACGCGCTCTACGACGAGTTCCACGGCATGGTCGTCGACGACACCGAGGGCAACCGCATCGCGCGCGCGCTCGACAAGGGCAATGGCCAGACCTACAAGGGTGCGATCCTCAAGAACCACGGGATTCTCACCGCGGGGCCCACGGTCGAGGCCGCCGCATGGTGGTACATCGCGCTCGAGAACGTCGCGCATACGCAGTTGCTGGCCGAAGCCGCCGGCAAGCCGCAGCCGATCGACGAAGCGACCGCGCGCCATACGCACGGACAGGTCGGCGGCAACGAGGGGTCGTTGCACGCGTTCGAAAGCCTCTACGCGGGGCTGGTGGCCGCGGAGCCGGACCTGCTCGACTGA
- a CDS encoding ABC transporter substrate-binding protein encodes MSQSHATNGRRRVLRAAAATAIAAPALILGRQAWSAPRKLTFAWNQNSFCLTPIVAAQERGFFEKNGLQVDLINYSGSTDQLLESIATGKADAAVGMIHRWLKPLEAGFDVKIIGSSHGGCVRLVGAKAAGVTNLQALKGKTVGVSDLAAPGKHFFTILLAKNGIDPDRDITWRQYPADLLGVAVDKGEIQAIADGDPNLYLLEKRTNGAYVELATNLTGEYQRKVCCVIGARGELVRNDRPAAAALARSIVQATDFVNENPNEAAKIFAKYSPKIDPNDLRKLYSTLTYTHHPTGTDLQEEIAFFAQDFQRIGVLKKTTDTKRLAQHVYANVLG; translated from the coding sequence ATGAGCCAGAGCCATGCTACCAATGGCCGCCGACGCGTGCTGCGCGCGGCCGCCGCCACCGCCATTGCCGCGCCCGCGCTGATCCTCGGCCGCCAGGCGTGGTCCGCGCCGCGCAAGCTGACGTTCGCGTGGAACCAGAACTCGTTCTGCCTGACGCCGATCGTCGCGGCGCAGGAGCGCGGCTTCTTCGAGAAGAACGGCCTGCAGGTGGACCTCATCAACTACAGCGGATCCACGGACCAGCTGCTGGAATCCATCGCCACGGGCAAGGCCGACGCGGCGGTCGGCATGATCCACCGCTGGCTCAAGCCGCTCGAAGCGGGCTTCGACGTCAAGATCATCGGCAGCTCGCACGGCGGCTGCGTGCGGCTGGTCGGCGCGAAGGCGGCCGGCGTGACGAACCTGCAGGCCCTCAAGGGCAAGACCGTCGGCGTGAGCGACCTCGCCGCGCCAGGCAAGCACTTCTTCACGATCCTGCTCGCCAAGAACGGGATCGATCCCGATCGCGACATCACGTGGCGCCAGTATCCGGCCGATCTGCTCGGCGTGGCCGTCGACAAGGGCGAGATCCAGGCGATCGCCGATGGCGACCCAAACCTGTACCTGCTCGAGAAGCGCACCAACGGCGCGTATGTCGAACTGGCGACCAACCTCACCGGCGAATACCAGCGCAAGGTGTGCTGCGTGATCGGCGCGCGCGGCGAACTCGTGCGCAACGACCGCCCGGCCGCCGCGGCCCTCGCGCGCTCGATCGTGCAGGCCACCGATTTCGTGAACGAGAACCCGAACGAGGCCGCCAAGATCTTCGCGAAGTACTCGCCGAAGATCGATCCGAACGATCTGCGCAAGCTGTACTCGACGCTGACCTATACGCATCACCCCACGGGCACCGACCTCCAGGAAGAGATCGCATTCTTCGCGCAGGACTTCCAGCGCATTGGCGTGCTGAAGAAGACCACCGATACCAAACGCCTGGCGCAGCATGTCTACGCCAACGTCCTTGGATAA
- a CDS encoding ABC transporter permease, translating into MTTSQPAVPTPLAQPLPRARGGIRVWKTGLLAALAWGAFGLLTWQWPNHVVGFSDWAYTNELGIAALAVAALIALIAFFAPLRGGAGSHAGARSAPQRAVAALHLAGPWLVAVPVVLAAWEILTAKTATLPTPFFAPPQALIEVYIDDWKRLGDSVVNTLRLLALGVAWGGVAGFLIGVSIGWSRRIGYWVHPVLRVLGPLPSTALLPLTFYFFPSSYSAAVFLIALATAFPVAVLTWSGVASVNKSYYDVARTLGASGWFLVLRVAIPAALPQVFVGLFMGLGASFSVLVTAEMMGVKSGLGWYLTWAQGWASYVNMYAALIVMALLFSGVITLLFVVRDRALSWQKGTVKW; encoded by the coding sequence ATGACGACAAGCCAACCGGCGGTGCCGACGCCGCTCGCGCAGCCGCTGCCCCGCGCGCGAGGCGGCATACGCGTCTGGAAGACGGGCCTGCTCGCGGCACTCGCGTGGGGCGCCTTCGGGCTGCTGACGTGGCAATGGCCGAATCATGTGGTCGGCTTCAGCGACTGGGCCTATACGAACGAGCTCGGCATCGCCGCGCTGGCCGTGGCCGCGTTGATCGCACTGATCGCGTTCTTCGCGCCGTTGCGCGGCGGGGCGGGCAGCCACGCCGGCGCGCGCAGCGCACCGCAACGCGCTGTTGCCGCGCTGCACCTCGCGGGCCCGTGGCTCGTTGCGGTTCCGGTGGTGCTGGCCGCATGGGAGATCCTGACCGCCAAGACCGCCACGCTGCCCACGCCGTTCTTCGCGCCGCCGCAGGCGCTCATCGAGGTCTATATCGACGACTGGAAGCGGCTCGGCGACAGCGTGGTCAATACGCTGCGGCTGCTGGCACTGGGCGTGGCCTGGGGCGGTGTGGCCGGCTTCCTGATCGGCGTGTCCATCGGCTGGTCGCGCCGCATCGGCTACTGGGTGCACCCCGTGCTGCGCGTGCTCGGTCCGCTGCCGTCCACCGCGCTGCTGCCGCTCACGTTCTACTTCTTTCCGTCGAGCTATTCGGCCGCCGTGTTCCTGATTGCCCTGGCGACCGCGTTTCCGGTGGCGGTGCTGACGTGGTCCGGCGTCGCGAGCGTCAACAAGAGCTACTACGACGTGGCGCGCACGCTCGGCGCTTCGGGGTGGTTCCTCGTGCTGCGCGTGGCCATTCCGGCCGCGCTGCCGCAGGTCTTCGTCGGCCTGTTCATGGGACTCGGCGCCTCGTTCTCGGTGCTCGTCACCGCGGAGATGATGGGTGTGAAGTCCGGCCTCGGCTGGTATCTGACGTGGGCGCAGGGCTGGGCCTCGTACGTCAACATGTATGCGGCGCTGATCGTGATGGCGCTGCTGTTCTCGGGTGTGATCACATTGCTGTTCGTCGTGCGCGACCGCGCGCTGTCGTGGCAGAAAGGCACGGTCAAATGGTAG
- a CDS encoding ABC transporter ATP-binding protein — protein sequence MVAIAERAENAGAHIDIRHVSHAFGDGAARLPVLEGVNLSVAPGEFVALLGPSGCGKSTLLRLVAGLETPADGEILQDGTPITAPDPSRIVVFQDPTLYPWRRVWDNVALGLQARGIVKQQRHRVDAALKRVGLEAFDRAFPHQLSGGMAQRVALARALVNDPRLLVLDEPLGKLDSLTRLAMQSELVELWQRSGFSALLVTHDVEEALFLAQRVIVFSQRPARITAELHVDLPYPRHRGDPRLTELRHEALRHLGLDASW from the coding sequence ATGGTAGCCATCGCGGAACGCGCGGAGAACGCTGGTGCGCATATCGACATCCGTCACGTCAGCCACGCGTTCGGCGACGGCGCGGCGCGCCTGCCCGTGCTGGAGGGCGTGAATTTGTCGGTCGCCCCCGGCGAATTCGTCGCGCTGCTCGGCCCGAGCGGCTGCGGCAAGTCGACGCTGCTGCGGCTCGTCGCGGGACTCGAAACGCCGGCCGACGGCGAGATCCTGCAGGACGGCACGCCGATCACCGCGCCCGATCCGTCGCGCATCGTCGTGTTCCAGGATCCGACGCTCTACCCATGGCGCCGCGTGTGGGACAACGTCGCGCTCGGCCTGCAGGCGCGCGGCATCGTCAAGCAGCAGCGGCATCGCGTCGATGCGGCGCTCAAGCGCGTGGGGCTCGAGGCGTTCGATCGGGCCTTTCCGCATCAGCTGTCGGGCGGCATGGCGCAGCGCGTGGCACTGGCCCGTGCGCTCGTCAACGATCCGCGCCTGCTCGTGCTCGACGAACCGCTGGGCAAGCTGGACTCGCTGACGCGCCTGGCGATGCAGAGCGAGCTCGTCGAACTGTGGCAGCGCTCGGGCTTCTCCGCGCTGCTCGTCACCCATGACGTCGAGGAGGCGCTGTTTCTCGCGCAGCGCGTCATCGTATTCAGCCAGCGGCCCGCGCGGATCACGGCCGAGCTGCACGTCGATCTGCCTTACCCGCGCCATCGCGGCGACCCGCGGCTGACCGAACTGCGCCACGAGGCACTGCGTCATCTGGGACTCGATGCCAGCTGGTAA
- a CDS encoding c-type cytochrome — MTAPPQYWLNALLTGIEHAQLWLLRVWHALGLTADSHGQPAWPWAHRIVGETLLIDLGLARQLLWCAAAIVIALLALLLAIAWKRRRLPVLAVGALALALAPWPAASLVLGPAVPTSFHASPTHFSLDAIARGERLYAAHCVACHGADGRGEGPLAATLSRWPPTIVSPLLGRRLDGEMFWHVLDGMRDARGAITMPAFAGELGDDDAWAVLDYMRVLSARTGAAVFGSWPVPLRLPGLDVQCGGDPPQPLAAWRGTQRVRVVLTDGRPESLPLEDPRFQTLVVTRDARPLRDVPQFRAACTAVSPAAWQVFAQIAGLDDAALARASGTTLLADRQGWLRARGAPGGDAELLCKVGDVPANARQDLTALVLAMDAEPVRFVKGGFVH, encoded by the coding sequence ATGACCGCGCCGCCGCAATACTGGCTCAACGCCCTGCTGACGGGCATCGAACACGCGCAACTGTGGCTGCTGCGCGTGTGGCATGCGCTCGGCCTGACGGCTGACAGCCACGGCCAGCCCGCATGGCCATGGGCGCATCGCATCGTCGGCGAGACACTGCTGATCGACCTCGGCCTTGCACGGCAACTGCTGTGGTGCGCGGCCGCGATCGTCATCGCCCTGCTGGCGTTGCTGCTGGCCATTGCGTGGAAGCGCCGCCGCCTGCCCGTGCTCGCCGTGGGCGCGCTGGCACTGGCGCTGGCGCCGTGGCCCGCCGCGTCGCTGGTGCTCGGCCCCGCCGTCCCCACGAGCTTCCATGCCAGTCCCACGCATTTCTCTCTGGACGCCATCGCCCGTGGCGAGCGGCTCTACGCCGCGCACTGCGTCGCGTGCCATGGCGCGGACGGCCGCGGCGAAGGGCCGCTCGCCGCCACGCTGTCGCGCTGGCCGCCGACGATCGTGAGTCCGCTGCTGGGCCGCCGTCTCGACGGCGAGATGTTCTGGCATGTGCTCGACGGCATGCGCGATGCGCGCGGCGCCATCACCATGCCGGCCTTCGCGGGCGAACTCGGCGACGACGATGCATGGGCCGTGCTCGACTATATGCGCGTGCTGTCGGCACGCACGGGGGCTGCGGTGTTCGGCAGCTGGCCCGTGCCGTTGCGGCTGCCTGGCCTCGATGTGCAATGCGGTGGCGATCCGCCGCAACCTCTCGCGGCATGGCGCGGCACGCAGCGCGTGCGCGTGGTGCTGACCGATGGCCGCCCGGAATCGCTGCCGCTGGAAGATCCGCGCTTCCAGACCCTCGTCGTCACACGCGACGCGCGGCCATTGCGCGATGTGCCGCAATTTCGCGCGGCCTGTACCGCGGTGTCTCCGGCGGCATGGCAGGTATTCGCGCAGATCGCCGGCCTCGACGATGCGGCCCTCGCGCGCGCCAGTGGCACGACGTTGCTCGCCGATCGCCAGGGATGGCTGCGCGCGCGTGGCGCGCCCGGCGGCGATGCCGAGCTGCTCTGCAAGGTCGGCGATGTACCCGCTAATGCCAGACAGGATCTGACAGCACTGGTCCTCGCGATGGACGCCGAGCCCGTGCGATTCGTCAAGGGCGGCTTCGTGCACTGA